A genomic region of Streptomyces rimosus contains the following coding sequences:
- the nirD gene encoding nitrite reductase small subunit NirD produces MTLAIELPADQHGTGNWLPVCDPSTLVPGRGVAALLPDGTQAALFLDRTGHPYAIDNRDPFTGAYVLSRGLTGTANGRPFVASPLLKQRFDLETGVCLDDPGVSVSVYRVREVGGEG; encoded by the coding sequence ATGACACTCGCCATCGAACTCCCCGCAGATCAGCACGGCACCGGCAATTGGCTCCCGGTATGCGACCCGTCCACCCTCGTCCCCGGCCGAGGCGTCGCCGCCCTCCTCCCCGACGGCACCCAGGCAGCCCTGTTCCTGGACCGCACAGGCCATCCCTACGCCATCGACAACCGCGACCCCTTCACCGGCGCCTACGTCCTCTCCCGCGGCCTGACCGGCACGGCGAACGGCCGTCCGTTCGTTGCTTCTCCCCTGCTCAAGCAGCGTTTTGATCTGGAGACGGGGGTGTGCCTCGACGATCCTGGAGTTTCGGTGTCGGTCTATCGGGTGCGGGAAGTCGGCGGCGAGGGGTGA
- a CDS encoding APC family permease, producing the protein MSMVWKATGRSAGQKPPDTGAAGHNTPLGTAPHAPAPEPDARHRLTSVQGLAALSLDAMASVAYGPESIVLVLATAGAYGLGFTLPVTLGIAALLAVLVASYRQVIAAFPNGGGSYAVARTHLGRRTALVAAASLILDYVLNVAVSVTAGIAALTSAFPALYGQRLWLCLAVLVLVTAVNLRGIVDSAKAFLLPTAVFVGSILAVVAVGLFRDAPASTVSADGHASVLSGNATSVGALLLLKAFASGCSALTGVEAVANAVPSFRAPAAKRAQRTEVALGALLGVMLIGLSVLIGRFHLQPVEGVTVLAQLADASLGHNWAFYVVQFATMVLLALAANTSFGGLPVLMSLLARDNYLPHVFGLKADRQVHRHGVLALAAVAAVLLVFSGGDVNTLVPLFAIGVFVGFTICQVGMVRHWLQERSRSAGWRGKAVLNGFGALLTGVSAVVVTATKFTEGAWLIVIALPALVLGFGAVHRAYARIADRLQMGRIPEPPHRDRSLVVVPVSHLSKLTCEALNAAVSLGDEVVAVTVTYAAPEDRRAAESLRRDWELWNPGVDLLDLPSATRTVGRPIAAYVRELRDRDPRTRVTVLIPEVEPAHLWQRLLQNQRGAVVAHAVRRTTDATICRLRFRLSA; encoded by the coding sequence ATGTCGATGGTGTGGAAGGCCACGGGCCGGTCCGCAGGCCAGAAGCCACCGGATACCGGGGCCGCCGGCCACAACACCCCCCTGGGGACGGCGCCGCACGCACCGGCCCCCGAACCGGACGCCCGGCACCGTCTGACCTCCGTGCAGGGCCTCGCCGCCCTCTCCCTCGACGCGATGGCGTCGGTGGCGTACGGGCCCGAGTCGATCGTCCTGGTCCTGGCCACCGCCGGTGCCTACGGCCTCGGCTTCACCCTCCCCGTGACCCTCGGCATCGCGGCGCTGCTCGCGGTCCTGGTCGCCTCGTACCGCCAGGTGATCGCGGCGTTCCCGAACGGCGGCGGTTCGTACGCCGTCGCCAGGACCCACCTCGGACGCCGTACGGCCCTGGTCGCCGCGGCCTCCCTGATCCTCGACTACGTACTGAACGTCGCCGTGTCCGTGACGGCCGGCATCGCCGCGCTGACCTCCGCCTTCCCGGCGCTGTACGGCCAGCGGCTGTGGCTGTGCCTGGCGGTGCTCGTCCTGGTGACCGCGGTGAACCTGCGCGGCATCGTCGACTCGGCGAAGGCGTTCCTCCTGCCGACCGCCGTCTTTGTCGGCTCGATCCTCGCCGTCGTCGCGGTCGGCCTCTTCCGCGACGCGCCCGCCTCCACGGTCTCGGCCGACGGCCACGCCTCCGTCCTGTCCGGCAACGCCACCTCCGTCGGCGCGCTCCTGCTCCTGAAGGCGTTCGCCTCCGGCTGCTCGGCGCTGACCGGCGTCGAGGCGGTGGCCAACGCCGTACCGTCCTTCCGCGCCCCCGCCGCCAAGCGCGCGCAGCGCACCGAGGTCGCCCTGGGCGCGCTGCTCGGCGTGATGCTGATCGGCCTGTCGGTGCTCATCGGACGCTTCCACCTCCAGCCGGTCGAGGGCGTGACCGTCCTCGCGCAGCTCGCGGACGCCTCGCTCGGCCACAACTGGGCCTTCTACGTGGTCCAGTTCGCCACCATGGTGCTGCTCGCGCTGGCCGCCAACACCTCGTTCGGCGGGCTTCCCGTCCTGATGAGCCTGCTGGCCCGCGACAACTACCTGCCGCACGTCTTCGGCCTCAAGGCCGACCGGCAGGTGCACCGGCACGGCGTCCTCGCGCTGGCCGCCGTCGCCGCCGTGCTCCTCGTCTTCTCCGGCGGCGACGTGAACACCCTGGTACCGCTCTTCGCCATCGGCGTGTTCGTCGGGTTCACCATCTGCCAGGTGGGCATGGTGCGGCACTGGCTGCAGGAACGTTCCAGGTCCGCCGGCTGGCGCGGCAAGGCCGTGCTGAACGGTTTCGGCGCGCTGCTGACCGGCGTCTCGGCGGTCGTCGTGACGGCCACCAAGTTCACCGAGGGCGCCTGGCTGATCGTCATCGCCCTGCCCGCCCTCGTCCTCGGCTTCGGCGCGGTCCACCGGGCGTACGCCCGGATCGCGGACCGCCTCCAAATGGGCCGCATCCCCGAACCCCCGCACCGCGACCGCTCGCTGGTCGTCGTCCCCGTCTCCCACCTGTCCAAACTCACCTGCGAGGCCCTGAACGCGGCGGTCTCGCTCGGCGACGAGGTGGTGGCCGTCACCGTCACCTACGCCGCCCCCGAGGACCGCCGCGCGGCCGAGTCACTGCGCCGCGACTGGGAACTGTGGAACCCCGGCGTCGACCTCCTCGACCTGCCCTCCGCGACCCGTACGGTGGGCCGCCCGATCGCCGCCTACGTACGCGAACTCCGCGACCGCGACCCCCGAACCCGCGTCACGGTCCTGATCCCCGAGGTCGAACCGGCCCACCTGTGGCAGCGCCTCCTCCAGAACCAGCGCGGCGCGGTCGTCGCGCACGCGGTGCGGCGGACTACGGATGCGACTATTTGTCGGTTGCGGTTCCGGTTGTCGGCATAG
- a CDS encoding oxidoreductase yields MTRWNTSHIPDQTGRSAVVTGANSGIGYVTARELARRGARVVLACRNESRGHTALARLRSEVPAAKAEFRQLDLADLKSVRAFAAGLDDFDGERLDLLINNAGVMALPERRTADGFEMQFGTNHLGHFALTGLLLPKLLGTPGARVVTVSSGFHALANVKLSDLNSERGYHRWIAYGRSKSANLLFSHELSRRLARAGSQVLAVAAHPGYADTNLQTAGVRMEGRTRTERAVTLLNRVVAQPAESGALPTLCAATAPHMKPDAFLGPRGALRGGPASSFRAPWTTDDATGERLWAASEELTGVTYEFGGVRAEG; encoded by the coding sequence GTGACGCGTTGGAACACGAGCCATATTCCCGATCAGACGGGCCGTTCGGCGGTCGTGACCGGGGCCAACAGCGGTATCGGCTATGTCACCGCCCGCGAGCTCGCCCGGCGCGGCGCGCGGGTCGTGCTGGCCTGCCGTAACGAGTCGCGTGGTCATACGGCGCTCGCCCGGCTGCGGTCCGAAGTACCTGCCGCCAAGGCCGAGTTCCGGCAGCTGGATCTGGCCGATCTGAAGTCCGTACGGGCCTTCGCGGCCGGGCTCGACGACTTCGACGGCGAGCGCCTGGACCTCCTCATCAACAACGCCGGCGTCATGGCGCTCCCGGAGCGCCGTACCGCCGACGGCTTCGAGATGCAGTTCGGGACGAACCACCTCGGTCACTTCGCGCTCACCGGCCTCCTCCTGCCCAAGCTGCTCGGCACGCCCGGCGCGCGCGTCGTCACCGTCTCCAGTGGCTTCCACGCGCTGGCCAATGTGAAGCTGAGCGATCTGAACAGCGAGCGCGGGTATCACCGCTGGATCGCCTACGGCCGTTCCAAGAGCGCCAACCTGCTGTTCAGCCATGAGCTGTCGCGGCGCCTGGCGCGGGCCGGTTCGCAGGTCCTGGCGGTCGCCGCGCATCCGGGGTATGCCGACACCAACCTTCAGACGGCCGGCGTACGGATGGAGGGCCGTACGCGTACCGAGCGGGCCGTGACGCTGCTGAACCGCGTCGTCGCGCAGCCCGCCGAGTCCGGCGCGCTGCCCACGCTGTGCGCCGCCACCGCCCCGCACATGAAGCCGGACGCGTTCCTCGGCCCGCGGGGCGCCCTGCGCGGCGGGCCCGCGTCGTCCTTCCGCGCCCCGTGGACCACGGATGACGCGACCGGTGAACGGTTGTGGGCGGCGTCGGAGGAGCTCACGGGTGTGACGTATGAGTTCGGTGGGGTGAGGGCGGAGGGCTGA